In a genomic window of Myxococcus fulvus:
- a CDS encoding YHS domain-containing protein, which yields MTGVQGQTQGQGKHWDPVCGKQLETPEGQPSSEYKKRRYFFCSERCRHTFERQAERFRLNELARVGALMTPGRVRWGLA from the coding sequence ATGACAGGCGTGCAGGGACAGACGCAGGGCCAGGGCAAGCACTGGGATCCGGTGTGCGGCAAGCAGCTGGAGACGCCGGAGGGCCAGCCCTCCTCGGAGTACAAGAAGCGCCGGTACTTCTTCTGCTCGGAGCGGTGTCGCCACACCTTCGAGCGTCAGGCGGAGCGCTTCCGTCTCAACGAACTGGCCCGCGTGGGCGCGCTGATGACACCCGGCCGGGTGCGCTGGGGACTCGCCTGA
- the recJ gene encoding single-stranded-DNA-specific exonuclease RecJ: protein MRWLLPDVVEEEVGSLAGELSLHPLAARVLLHRGYRTPESASAFLSDRLADLPDPFRMKGMAAGVERLVRALHKREKVTLYGDYDVDGVCSTSLLFLFLRELGMSQLATYIPHRLDEGYGLNLGAVERIAGDGTRVLVTLDCGITSVAEITRAKELGLDVVVVDHHTVPPTLPPAVAVLNPHQPGCEYPTKALCAAGVAFNFCMGLRKRLRDDGYFATRKEPNLKALMDLVALATVADVVPLTGANRILVTHGLQELTAARRPGVRALKEVAGMDPDTPITAGQVGFRLGPRINAAGRLHDASLGLQLLCSESLESARALASVLDRANAERQGIESTILTQALAQAEERKDARGFVLYDEGWHPGVIGIVASRVVERYHRPTVMVGVKDGVGKGSARSIEAFHLFDALSGCSELLTKFGGHKHAAGLTIDADKLPALREAFEKIALQRLSPEDLIPRCRVDAVVSPRELDATAVEALQRLGPFGQGNPEPVLVLRHQVARPRVLPAKSAGSHGHLKLALMDAPELDAIGFGMADRVRLVEGPVDLAFQAGFDTFRGQRKLSLRLKDVRVAA, encoded by the coding sequence GTGCGGTGGTTGCTTCCAGACGTGGTCGAGGAGGAGGTGGGGTCGCTCGCTGGGGAGCTGTCGCTCCATCCGCTCGCGGCGAGGGTGCTCTTGCACCGGGGATACCGGACGCCGGAGTCGGCCTCGGCATTCCTGTCAGACAGGTTGGCGGACCTGCCGGACCCCTTCCGGATGAAGGGCATGGCGGCGGGCGTGGAGCGGCTGGTGCGCGCGCTGCACAAGCGCGAGAAGGTGACGCTGTACGGCGACTACGACGTGGACGGGGTGTGCTCCACGTCGCTCCTGTTCCTGTTCCTGCGCGAGCTGGGCATGTCGCAGCTGGCCACGTACATCCCCCACCGGCTGGATGAGGGCTACGGCCTGAACCTGGGCGCGGTGGAGCGCATCGCCGGGGATGGGACGCGGGTGCTGGTGACGCTGGACTGCGGAATCACGTCCGTGGCCGAAATCACCCGCGCGAAGGAGCTGGGGCTGGACGTGGTGGTGGTGGACCACCACACGGTGCCGCCCACGCTGCCCCCCGCGGTGGCGGTGCTCAACCCGCACCAGCCCGGCTGCGAGTACCCCACCAAGGCGCTGTGCGCGGCGGGCGTGGCCTTCAACTTCTGCATGGGGCTGCGCAAGCGGCTGCGCGACGACGGCTACTTCGCCACGCGCAAGGAGCCCAACCTCAAGGCGCTGATGGACCTGGTGGCGCTGGCCACGGTGGCGGACGTGGTGCCGCTCACTGGCGCCAACCGCATCCTCGTCACCCACGGCCTGCAGGAGCTCACCGCCGCGCGTCGTCCTGGCGTGCGCGCGCTGAAGGAGGTGGCGGGGATGGACCCTGACACCCCGATTACGGCGGGCCAGGTGGGCTTCCGGCTGGGGCCTCGCATCAACGCCGCGGGTCGGCTGCATGACGCGTCGCTGGGCCTGCAGCTGCTCTGCTCGGAGTCGCTCGAGTCGGCGCGCGCGCTGGCGTCGGTGCTGGACCGGGCCAACGCGGAGCGCCAGGGCATCGAGAGCACCATCCTCACGCAGGCGCTGGCGCAGGCGGAGGAGCGCAAGGACGCGCGCGGCTTCGTGCTCTACGACGAGGGCTGGCACCCGGGCGTCATCGGCATCGTCGCCTCGCGCGTGGTGGAGCGCTACCACCGGCCCACCGTCATGGTGGGCGTGAAGGACGGGGTGGGGAAGGGCTCGGCGCGCAGCATCGAGGCATTCCACCTCTTCGACGCGCTCAGCGGCTGCTCGGAGCTGCTCACCAAGTTCGGCGGTCACAAGCACGCCGCGGGCCTCACCATCGACGCGGACAAGCTGCCCGCGCTGCGCGAGGCCTTCGAGAAGATTGCCCTCCAGCGCCTGTCCCCCGAGGACCTCATCCCCCGCTGCCGCGTGGACGCGGTGGTGAGCCCGCGGGAGCTGGACGCCACGGCGGTGGAGGCGCTCCAGCGGCTGGGGCCCTTCGGTCAGGGCAACCCGGAGCCCGTGCTGGTGTTGCGCCACCAGGTGGCCCGTCCGCGCGTGCTGCCGGCCAAGTCCGCGGGCAGCCATGGCCACCTCAAGCTCGCCCTCATGGACGCGCCGGAGCTGGACGCCATCGGCTTCGGCATGGCGGACCGCGTGCGGCTGGTGGAGGGGCCGGTGGACCTGGCCTTCCAGGCCGGCTTCGACACCTTCCGGGGCCAGCGCAAGCTGTCGCTGCGCCTCAAGGACGTGCGCGTCGCCGCTTGA
- a CDS encoding outer membrane beta-barrel protein, producing MFSRGIQVGALALAILAAGTASAQERKAGKRGDVNVFLKGGLGDYTGNLGDLTSTGPSWGLSLNVQPTTFLGFELGYEGSQNGINDVRILDDGPSIVRQGGSALVKLSPPMLTSVRPFVGAGFGLTYVDVRGTGGGFYDSDTMEEVPLAAGLEFNSGALTAGLRATYRVLIDDAGFANGAVEDTDGGLFDASVTLGARF from the coding sequence ATGTTTTCAAGGGGTATCCAGGTTGGCGCGCTCGCGCTCGCGATTCTCGCTGCGGGGACGGCCTCCGCGCAGGAGCGCAAAGCGGGCAAGCGCGGAGACGTCAACGTGTTCCTCAAGGGCGGCCTGGGCGACTACACGGGCAACCTGGGAGATCTGACGAGCACCGGTCCATCGTGGGGTCTCTCACTCAACGTGCAGCCCACCACGTTCCTGGGGTTCGAGCTCGGCTACGAGGGCTCGCAGAACGGCATCAACGACGTGCGCATCCTCGATGATGGCCCGTCCATCGTCCGCCAGGGTGGCAGCGCGCTCGTGAAGCTCTCGCCGCCCATGCTCACCTCGGTGCGGCCCTTCGTCGGCGCGGGCTTCGGCCTGACGTACGTGGACGTGCGCGGCACCGGCGGCGGCTTCTACGACAGTGACACCATGGAAGAGGTGCCGCTCGCCGCGGGCCTGGAGTTCAACAGCGGCGCGCTCACCGCGGGCCTCCGGGCCACCTACCGCGTGCTGATTGACGACGCGGGCTTCGCCAACGGCGCGGTGGAGGACACCGACGGCGGCCTCTTCGACGCCTCCGTGACGCTGGGCGCGCGCTTCTAG
- the secF gene encoding protein translocase subunit SecF, whose amino-acid sequence MQILKNKTNIDFIGKRKPAVFISTIINLAILVGIATVGFNYGVDFAGGTVVELKFDHPVTAAEVRQRAQKGDLHDVSVQNIGSASENAFLLRMGGVTQLNEENADKAKAAIEGLGSVKNVYADLANGIINFRSSTPLTAEAIKAAVEKSGTGVQEVRVLGENQGGTGVDYQVVASGMADKVYGALSAGLEKPDFEQRRVDYVGPQVGKQLRNRGVMALLYSMVAILIYVAFRFDFKFGPGALLAMLHDVIMVAGYYLVSRREFNLTAIAALLTIVGYSVNDTIVIYDRIREDMAKFKGKPFAEVINIAINDTLGRTILTSGTTALSLIGLLIFGVGEIFDFAMAMLVGILVGTYSSVYIASPLTIWLDERAAAKEARVTAPA is encoded by the coding sequence ATGCAGATCCTCAAGAACAAGACCAACATCGACTTCATCGGCAAGCGCAAGCCGGCCGTGTTCATCTCCACCATCATCAATCTCGCCATCCTGGTGGGCATTGCGACGGTGGGGTTCAACTACGGCGTGGACTTCGCCGGCGGCACGGTGGTCGAGCTGAAGTTCGACCACCCCGTCACCGCGGCCGAGGTGCGTCAGCGCGCGCAGAAGGGTGATTTGCACGACGTGAGCGTGCAGAACATCGGCAGCGCCTCCGAGAACGCGTTCCTCCTGCGCATGGGCGGCGTCACGCAGCTCAACGAGGAGAACGCGGACAAGGCCAAGGCGGCCATCGAGGGCCTGGGGAGCGTGAAGAACGTCTACGCGGACCTGGCCAACGGCATCATCAACTTCCGCTCCTCGACGCCGCTGACGGCGGAGGCCATCAAGGCGGCGGTGGAGAAGAGCGGCACCGGCGTGCAGGAGGTCCGTGTCCTGGGCGAGAACCAGGGCGGCACGGGCGTCGACTACCAGGTCGTCGCCAGCGGCATGGCGGACAAGGTGTACGGCGCGCTGAGCGCGGGTCTGGAGAAGCCGGACTTCGAGCAGCGCCGCGTGGACTACGTCGGTCCGCAGGTGGGCAAGCAGCTGCGCAACCGCGGCGTCATGGCGCTGCTGTACTCCATGGTGGCCATCCTCATCTACGTGGCGTTCCGGTTCGACTTCAAGTTCGGCCCCGGCGCGCTCTTGGCCATGCTCCACGACGTCATCATGGTGGCGGGCTACTACCTGGTGAGCCGCCGCGAGTTCAACCTCACGGCCATCGCCGCGCTGCTGACCATCGTCGGCTACTCGGTGAACGACACCATCGTCATCTACGACCGCATCCGCGAGGACATGGCCAAGTTCAAGGGCAAGCCGTTCGCGGAGGTCATCAACATCGCCATCAACGACACGCTGGGCCGCACCATCCTCACCTCCGGCACCACGGCGCTGTCGCTCATCGGTCTGCTCATCTTCGGCGTGGGCGAGATCTTCGACTTCGCCATGGCCATGCTGGTGGGCATCCTGGTGGGCACCTACTCGTCCGTGTACATCGCCAGCCCGCTGACCATCTGGCTGGACGAGCGCGCCGCGGCGAAGGAAGCCCGCGTCACCGCGCCGGCCTGA
- the secD gene encoding protein translocase subunit SecD, which yields MDRGWWWKFGLIVAVTLGTIWFLIPTYYTLVVMDRDQRNNLALLEEKLPAWAPPAKYRLNLGLDLQGGIHMVMRVDTKTALQKRTERRGQQIATYVADKKLGEVTADTDPEKLQLTLTAKDPATMDAIEKDVLATFGDFKRVSRDGATLVLSPDDTQVNRFREEAVDQAMLVIRRRIDKWGVAEVDVRKLGTDSIQISLPGRSNPEQAKELVGTTAQLEFRMVDDTNPQFFAQMLQTTPPPAGSDITVTDEGGFAQLQSPSREALLEYTKDKVPENRQVVTECIANPLKKNECSSYRTYLLDKNVPLTGESLAGADASVNQMNEPEVNIAFDPAGAREFEKLTEAGVGRRMAIVLDDNVHTAPNINEKIGGGRARITMGRMGARTRDEWLGEAQTLALVLKAGALPAPVTVGEIRQVGASLGDELIKKGGLAVLLGLGLVVLFMALYYRKAGLIADVALILNGLLILAGLAFFNATLTLPGIAGFVLTLGIAVDANVLINERIREELSHGKTAKAAVDQGYDRAFWTIFDAHVTALIAGFILFFTGTGPVRGFATTMIIGLLASLFTSILVTRVLMTYFVHGRNAQSVSV from the coding sequence ATGGACCGCGGCTGGTGGTGGAAGTTTGGACTGATTGTCGCGGTGACGCTGGGGACCATCTGGTTCCTGATTCCGACGTATTACACGCTGGTGGTCATGGATCGTGACCAGCGCAACAACCTGGCGCTTCTCGAGGAGAAGCTGCCGGCGTGGGCGCCTCCCGCGAAGTACCGGCTCAACCTGGGCCTGGACCTTCAGGGCGGCATCCACATGGTGATGCGCGTGGACACCAAGACGGCGCTCCAGAAGCGGACCGAGCGCCGAGGCCAGCAGATCGCCACGTACGTCGCCGACAAGAAGCTCGGCGAGGTCACGGCGGATACGGACCCGGAGAAGCTCCAGCTCACCTTGACGGCGAAGGACCCGGCGACGATGGACGCCATCGAGAAGGACGTCCTGGCGACCTTCGGCGACTTCAAGCGGGTCAGCCGCGACGGCGCGACGCTCGTGCTGTCGCCCGACGACACGCAGGTCAATCGCTTCCGGGAGGAAGCGGTGGACCAGGCGATGCTCGTCATCCGCCGCCGCATCGACAAGTGGGGCGTGGCCGAAGTGGACGTGCGAAAGCTCGGCACCGACTCCATCCAGATTTCGCTGCCCGGTCGCAGCAACCCGGAGCAGGCCAAGGAGCTGGTGGGCACCACCGCGCAGCTCGAGTTCCGGATGGTGGACGACACCAACCCCCAGTTCTTCGCGCAGATGCTCCAGACGACGCCGCCCCCCGCGGGCAGCGACATCACCGTGACGGACGAGGGCGGCTTCGCCCAGCTGCAGAGCCCCTCGCGCGAGGCGCTGCTCGAGTACACCAAGGACAAGGTTCCGGAGAACCGCCAGGTCGTCACCGAGTGCATCGCGAACCCGCTGAAGAAGAACGAGTGCTCGTCGTACCGCACGTACCTCCTGGACAAGAACGTCCCGCTCACCGGTGAGAGCCTGGCGGGCGCGGACGCGTCCGTGAACCAGATGAACGAGCCGGAGGTGAACATCGCGTTCGACCCGGCCGGCGCGCGCGAGTTCGAGAAGCTGACCGAGGCGGGCGTGGGCCGCCGGATGGCCATCGTGCTGGACGACAACGTCCACACCGCGCCGAACATCAACGAGAAGATCGGCGGCGGCCGCGCGCGCATCACCATGGGTCGCATGGGTGCTCGCACCCGCGACGAGTGGCTGGGCGAGGCGCAGACGCTGGCGCTGGTGCTCAAGGCGGGCGCGCTGCCCGCGCCGGTGACGGTGGGCGAGATTCGTCAGGTGGGCGCGAGCCTGGGTGACGAGCTCATCAAGAAGGGCGGCCTGGCCGTGCTGCTGGGCCTGGGCCTGGTGGTGCTCTTCATGGCGCTCTACTACCGCAAGGCGGGGCTCATCGCGGACGTGGCCCTCATCCTCAACGGTCTGCTCATCCTGGCGGGGTTGGCGTTCTTCAACGCGACACTGACACTGCCTGGCATCGCGGGGTTCGTGCTGACACTGGGCATCGCGGTGGACGCCAACGTGCTCATCAACGAGCGCATCCGCGAGGAGCTCTCCCACGGGAAGACGGCGAAGGCGGCGGTGGACCAGGGATATGACCGTGCCTTCTGGACCATCTTCGACGCGCACGTGACGGCGCTCATCGCCGGCTTCATCCTGTTCTTCACGGGAACGGGACCGGTGCGAGGCTTCGCCACCACGATGATCATCGGGCTTCTGGCCTCGCTGTTCACGTCCATCCTGGTCACGCGCGTACTGATGACCTACTTCGTCCACGGCCGTAATGCGCAGTCGGTGTCCGTCTGA
- the yajC gene encoding preprotein translocase subunit YajC: protein MALSFLMLAQAGGGTSPLNTLALLVGLVAIMYFVMIRPQQKQMKEHRNLLTSLKKGDEVVTAGGMLGKIHQVDERTVTVEVASGVRVRILKTSISAKGTVAEGAQAGAPTEEKKKEEK from the coding sequence GTGGCTCTGAGCTTTTTGATGCTGGCGCAGGCCGGGGGCGGGACGAGCCCGCTGAACACCCTGGCTCTGCTCGTGGGATTGGTCGCGATCATGTACTTCGTCATGATCCGCCCACAGCAGAAGCAGATGAAGGAACACCGCAACCTGCTCACTTCGCTCAAGAAGGGCGATGAGGTGGTCACCGCGGGCGGCATGCTCGGGAAGATCCACCAGGTGGACGAGCGGACCGTGACGGTGGAGGTCGCGAGCGGTGTGCGCGTTCGCATCCTGAAGACGTCCATCAGTGCCAAGGGCACGGTGGCCGAGGGCGCGCAGGCGGGGGCGCCGACCGAAGAGAAGAAGAAGGAGGAGAAGTAA
- the tgt gene encoding tRNA guanosine(34) transglycosylase Tgt: MVKFELLHEDASGTKARRGRLNTPHGPIETPIFMPVGTVGSVKGVGPDDLLTMDAQIILGNTYHLMLRPGEQLVGEMGGLHQFVSWNRPMLTDSGGFQVFSLSEKRKITEEGAAFQSHLDGARHFLTPERSIDIQETLGADVIMAFDECPPSTAERSYLEKSLARTTRWLHRCEKAWSRGRSSLFGIVQGGLHEDLRKRHAEEVCAVDLPGYALGGYSVGEAPEAMHAGVAYSAPLLPRDKPRYLMGVGTPVDLVTCVEHGVDMFDCVLPTRCARNGLLFTSEGKLTIRNAAFAKDPRPVDPECSCYTCRNFSRAYLRHLFAAGEILAMRLNTLHNLHYFLGLMAQVRRAIAEDRYAAFARDFRERARAQEAERTRGR; encoded by the coding sequence ATGGTGAAGTTCGAGCTGCTCCACGAGGATGCCTCCGGCACCAAGGCCCGTCGCGGACGGCTCAACACGCCCCACGGTCCCATCGAGACGCCCATCTTCATGCCCGTGGGCACCGTGGGCAGCGTCAAGGGCGTGGGCCCGGATGACCTGCTCACCATGGACGCGCAGATCATCCTCGGCAACACCTACCACCTGATGCTGCGCCCCGGTGAGCAGCTCGTGGGCGAGATGGGCGGCCTGCACCAGTTCGTCTCCTGGAACCGGCCCATGCTCACCGACAGCGGCGGCTTCCAGGTCTTCAGCCTGTCGGAGAAGCGCAAAATCACCGAGGAGGGCGCCGCCTTCCAGTCCCACCTCGACGGCGCGCGTCACTTCCTCACGCCCGAGCGCTCCATCGACATCCAGGAGACGCTGGGCGCGGACGTCATCATGGCGTTCGACGAGTGCCCGCCCTCCACCGCCGAGCGCTCCTATCTGGAGAAGTCCCTGGCGCGCACCACCCGCTGGCTGCACCGGTGCGAGAAGGCGTGGAGCCGGGGGCGCTCGTCGCTCTTCGGCATCGTCCAGGGCGGCCTGCACGAGGATTTGCGCAAGCGCCACGCCGAGGAGGTGTGCGCGGTGGACCTGCCCGGCTACGCGCTGGGCGGCTACTCGGTGGGCGAGGCCCCCGAGGCCATGCATGCGGGCGTGGCGTACTCCGCGCCGCTGCTCCCCCGGGACAAGCCCCGCTACCTCATGGGCGTGGGCACCCCCGTGGACCTGGTGACGTGCGTGGAGCACGGCGTGGACATGTTCGATTGCGTGCTTCCGACGCGTTGCGCACGCAACGGCCTGCTCTTCACCTCGGAGGGCAAGCTCACCATCCGCAACGCGGCGTTCGCCAAGGACCCCAGGCCGGTGGACCCTGAGTGCTCCTGCTACACCTGCCGCAACTTCAGCAGGGCCTACCTGCGGCACCTGTTCGCGGCGGGGGAGATCCTGGCCATGCGCCTGAACACCCTGCACAACCTCCATTACTTCCTGGGGTTGATGGCCCAGGTGCGCCGGGCCATCGCGGAGGACCGCTACGCCGCCTTCGCCCGGGACTTCCGAGAGCGGGCGCGGGCCCAGGAGGCCGAGCGGACCCGTGGCCGCTGA
- the queA gene encoding tRNA preQ1(34) S-adenosylmethionine ribosyltransferase-isomerase QueA: MSSRLSDYDFELPESQIAQAPLPQRDASRLMHVRRSSGDVSHRQFSDVLELLGPGDLLVLNDARVIPARLLGQKAGSGGRVELLVVRPAASTLTSAALGGAPESLDWLCLGQASKGLKPGQRLTFASGLEAEVLEVLGGGEYRVRFHAPPGASLASLLDAAGRLPLPPYITREPDAADAERYQTVYAKASGAVAAPTAGLHFTQDTLAALEARGVRRALVTLDVGPGTFLPVREEELDKHHMHPERYTVPESTAREVNAAKAEGRRVVAVGTTVVRTLESATDAATGKLREGPGETTLFIRPGFTFRQVDALLTNFHLPRSTLVVLVSALLGRERTLAAYSEAVRAGYRFFSYGDAMLVSE; this comes from the coding sequence GTGTCGTCCCGCCTCTCAGACTACGACTTCGAGCTCCCCGAGTCCCAGATTGCCCAGGCGCCGCTCCCCCAGCGCGACGCCTCGCGGCTGATGCACGTGCGCCGCTCGTCGGGCGACGTGAGCCACCGCCAGTTCTCCGATGTGCTGGAGCTGCTCGGCCCCGGAGACCTGCTCGTCCTCAATGACGCCCGTGTCATCCCCGCGCGCCTGCTGGGCCAGAAGGCCGGCTCCGGAGGCCGCGTGGAGCTGCTGGTGGTGCGTCCGGCCGCCTCCACGCTCACCTCCGCCGCGCTCGGTGGCGCCCCCGAGTCCCTCGACTGGCTCTGCCTCGGCCAGGCCTCCAAGGGCCTCAAGCCCGGCCAGCGCCTCACCTTCGCCAGCGGCCTGGAGGCGGAGGTACTCGAGGTGCTCGGAGGAGGGGAGTACCGCGTGCGCTTCCATGCGCCGCCCGGTGCGTCGCTGGCCTCGCTGCTCGACGCCGCGGGCCGCCTGCCACTGCCGCCCTACATCACCCGCGAGCCCGATGCCGCGGACGCCGAGCGCTACCAGACGGTGTACGCCAAGGCCTCCGGCGCCGTGGCCGCCCCCACCGCGGGTCTGCACTTCACCCAGGACACCCTGGCCGCGCTCGAGGCCCGGGGCGTGCGCCGCGCCCTGGTGACGCTGGATGTGGGGCCCGGCACCTTCCTCCCCGTGCGCGAGGAGGAGCTGGACAAGCACCACATGCACCCCGAGCGCTACACCGTGCCCGAGTCCACCGCGCGCGAGGTGAACGCGGCGAAGGCGGAGGGTCGACGCGTGGTGGCCGTGGGGACCACCGTGGTGCGCACGCTGGAGTCCGCCACCGACGCGGCGACGGGGAAGCTGCGTGAGGGCCCCGGCGAGACGACGCTCTTCATCCGCCCGGGCTTCACCTTCCGCCAGGTGGACGCGCTCTTGACGAACTTCCACCTGCCGCGCTCCACGCTGGTGGTGCTCGTCAGCGCCTTGTTGGGCCGGGAACGCACGCTCGCCGCGTATTCAGAGGCGGTGCGCGCGGGATATCGATTCTTCAGCTACGGCGACGCCATGCTGGTGTCGGAGTGA
- a CDS encoding SpoIID/LytB domain-containing protein, whose amino-acid sequence MLRPVALLLLLLAAPRSLAVETLRIAIEDTGSEVRIRGQGLGFGADSEEATYVSIPSDVAIVRRKAGKLEVNGAPVLGDSVRFRAGLSTSEDAGTIPGEQPIKAGNTQVRGDVVVRPLREGLQLINVIPLEDYLAAVLGSEMPVSFPAEALKAQAVAARTYALQKKLDAYSNAFHLGSSVLHQVYGGVNREDPRTRAAVDATRGQVLTYELAPIEAYFHASCGGRTESGQDALHRDLPYLQPVDCPCGRLPASRWSASMSDAEIKAALKRPAQGMKVTARTSTRRVTRVTMGDGSSVDGVELRRRLGYTRLKSLDFEVERTDQGYQFSGRGYGHGAGLCQWGAKALADKGRGYLEILTHYYPGAELQQLY is encoded by the coding sequence ATGTTGCGACCTGTTGCACTCCTCCTGCTCCTGCTCGCCGCTCCACGCTCGCTCGCCGTGGAGACCCTGCGCATCGCCATCGAGGACACGGGGAGTGAGGTGCGCATCCGGGGACAGGGACTCGGCTTCGGCGCGGACAGCGAGGAGGCCACCTACGTCTCCATCCCCTCGGACGTCGCCATCGTCCGACGCAAGGCGGGCAAGCTCGAGGTCAACGGCGCGCCCGTGCTCGGTGACTCGGTGCGCTTCCGCGCCGGCCTGAGCACCTCCGAGGACGCCGGCACGATTCCCGGGGAGCAGCCCATCAAGGCCGGCAACACCCAGGTGCGCGGCGACGTCGTCGTGCGCCCGCTGCGCGAGGGCCTGCAGCTCATCAACGTCATCCCCCTCGAGGACTACCTGGCCGCGGTGCTCGGCAGCGAGATGCCCGTGTCCTTCCCCGCCGAGGCCCTCAAGGCCCAGGCCGTGGCCGCTCGCACCTACGCGTTGCAGAAGAAACTGGATGCCTACAGCAACGCATTCCATCTGGGCAGCAGCGTGCTCCACCAGGTGTATGGCGGCGTCAACCGCGAGGACCCGCGCACCCGCGCCGCCGTGGATGCCACCCGGGGGCAGGTGCTGACCTACGAGCTCGCGCCCATCGAGGCCTACTTCCACGCGTCCTGCGGCGGACGCACCGAGTCCGGCCAGGACGCCCTCCACCGGGACCTGCCCTACCTGCAGCCCGTCGACTGCCCGTGCGGACGACTGCCCGCGAGCCGCTGGTCCGCCTCCATGTCGGATGCCGAAATCAAGGCGGCGCTCAAGCGGCCCGCACAGGGCATGAAGGTCACCGCCCGCACGTCCACCCGCCGCGTCACCCGCGTCACCATGGGCGACGGCAGCTCGGTGGACGGCGTGGAGCTGCGGCGGAGGCTCGGCTACACCCGGCTCAAGAGCCTCGATTTCGAGGTGGAACGGACCGACCAGGGCTACCAGTTCTCCGGACGCGGCTATGGCCACGGGGCCGGGCTCTGCCAGTGGGGCGCCAAGGCGCTCGCCGACAAGGGCAGGGGGTACCTGGAAATCCTCACCCACTACTACCCCGGTGCCGAGCTGCAGCAGCTCTACTGA